Proteins encoded by one window of Leptospira stimsonii:
- a CDS encoding DUF1564 domain-containing protein, translated as METLSFSSDRKIESALIEGSLGTDSILIPLSYWDALSLEEKNALRRKLPYLLRRYTKYLSCLRRLHWRAGKIQYNRGVGKMKKMSIRVNTGAWAVLGALAAAHGVSRCYLFNYMLWLDDVGVGDSIVDTMNQGVPRFHEVYRMIWTLDLRQNLISRELEIEPNPLFGRYTFEFERTPT; from the coding sequence ATGGAAACTCTTTCGTTTAGTTCTGACAGAAAAATTGAGTCTGCGTTGATCGAGGGTTCTTTGGGTACGGATTCGATCTTAATTCCGCTTTCCTATTGGGACGCGCTCAGTCTGGAAGAAAAGAATGCTCTTCGGAGAAAACTCCCCTACTTACTACGGAGATATACGAAGTATCTGAGTTGTTTAAGGCGTTTGCATTGGAGGGCTGGGAAGATTCAGTACAATCGGGGCGTCGGGAAAATGAAGAAGATGAGTATTCGGGTCAATACTGGTGCCTGGGCTGTTTTAGGAGCATTGGCGGCGGCACACGGGGTTTCGAGATGTTATCTTTTTAATTATATGCTTTGGTTGGACGACGTTGGAGTTGGAGATTCTATCGTGGATACAATGAACCAGGGAGTTCCTAGGTTTCACGAGGTTTACAGAATGATCTGGACCCTCGATTTACGACAAAATCTCATTTCCAGGGAGTTAGAAATCGAACCAAACCCGCTTTTCGGACGATACACCTTCGAATTTGAAAGAACCCCGACCTAG
- a CDS encoding peroxiredoxin — protein sequence MSDPTLGTSLPAISLESSEGKSVKLPEDIAGSWTLLYFYPKDDTPGCTKQACSYRDNIGEFKKIGAKVYGVSLDDLGSHENFIQKYSLNFPLLSDPNHSLSEALGVYGDQEWKGRVFKGLSRDSFLISPDGKIQKVWRKVDPTTTVEETLQEISKASGK from the coding sequence ATGTCAGACCCAACATTAGGAACGTCTCTTCCCGCAATCAGTTTGGAAAGTAGCGAAGGGAAGAGTGTAAAACTTCCCGAGGACATCGCAGGTTCTTGGACCCTACTCTATTTTTATCCGAAAGACGATACCCCGGGATGTACAAAACAAGCCTGCAGTTATAGAGATAATATTGGAGAATTTAAGAAGATCGGAGCGAAGGTCTACGGCGTAAGCTTGGACGACCTCGGATCGCATGAGAATTTTATTCAAAAGTATTCTTTAAACTTTCCTCTGTTATCCGATCCCAATCATTCTTTGAGCGAAGCGCTGGGAGTTTATGGAGATCAAGAATGGAAAGGAAGAGTTTTTAAAGGTCTTTCTCGGGATTCTTTTTTGATTTCTCCGGATGGGAAAATACAAAAGGTTTGGAGAAAAGTTGACCCGACGACCACGGTAGAAGAAACTCTCCAGGAGATTTCCAAAGCAAGCGGTAAATGA
- a CDS encoding M61 family metallopeptidase, whose protein sequence is MSKLRFSVQEYQLTGHYLQVELEIVSPEKETVLSLPVWSPGSYMVRDYSRHLHKIEAFVSGKNGKSLEINPIGLDSWSVVSDGESFRIRYVVYGFDYSVRSNYFTTEFCLLHPPALFLYPKNLEISEITLEISNSLPFEFCHSGLSGKGKKRSAASLDEWMDSPILLSNRPAISFTSGECEHEIVLEGELSKSVQKNLIRDLRKITEEQIRSFGGAPNSRYLFVLILSEGAYGGLEHLNSSVNMYDPLKALSKDGYLKLLELLSHEYFHLWNVKRIRPIALGPFDYQKPNLTRELWIAEGITSFYDAYFLVKTKHLNAENYLAKVMEDLQSLEKSEGESWMSLEDSSYTAWTKFYNRPNDPNAGNTGISYYVKGGILALAMDLYLLSETSGKKSLLDAMREVYQFFHIGKNRGFTKSEFFEAAKRNTGVDLKLEFGVYLEKPVVIPIERYFHKIGVIRVDSNPGVELGFGTREERGNLVISKIDWKILDPSVDLSQGDEWISLNGNRIHSGNRKDLLKQFKSGDKIELLIARKGKILKRKMKLSKRFQTSQFKFEEHPSEEQKRLRDHFFDLS, encoded by the coding sequence TTGTCTAAACTTCGCTTTTCTGTTCAAGAATATCAACTCACAGGACACTATCTTCAAGTAGAATTGGAGATTGTGTCTCCCGAAAAAGAAACCGTTCTTTCCCTTCCTGTCTGGTCTCCCGGATCGTATATGGTGCGGGATTATTCCAGACATCTCCATAAAATAGAAGCCTTTGTTTCCGGGAAGAACGGAAAGTCTCTGGAAATCAATCCGATCGGATTGGATTCCTGGAGCGTAGTTTCGGACGGAGAATCGTTTCGAATTCGTTACGTAGTCTATGGTTTCGACTACTCGGTGCGTTCCAATTATTTCACCACGGAATTCTGTCTTTTACATCCGCCCGCATTGTTTCTTTATCCTAAGAATCTTGAAATTTCCGAAATCACATTAGAAATATCGAATTCTCTTCCTTTTGAATTTTGCCATTCCGGTTTATCCGGAAAAGGCAAGAAAAGATCCGCCGCGTCCTTGGACGAATGGATGGATTCTCCGATCTTGTTGTCCAATCGTCCGGCGATTTCCTTCACCTCCGGAGAATGTGAACATGAGATCGTTCTTGAAGGAGAATTGTCTAAATCCGTTCAGAAAAATCTGATCCGTGACCTTCGGAAGATTACGGAGGAACAAATCCGCTCTTTCGGTGGAGCACCTAATTCGCGTTATCTGTTTGTTCTGATTCTTTCGGAAGGGGCATACGGCGGTCTGGAACATCTAAATTCTTCCGTAAATATGTACGATCCACTGAAGGCGTTGAGTAAGGACGGTTATCTCAAACTTTTAGAACTTCTTTCTCATGAATACTTTCATCTTTGGAACGTAAAAAGGATTCGTCCGATCGCGCTCGGCCCTTTCGATTATCAGAAACCGAATCTGACACGGGAACTCTGGATTGCAGAAGGAATCACTTCTTTCTATGACGCTTACTTTTTGGTGAAGACGAAACATTTAAACGCGGAGAACTATCTCGCGAAGGTGATGGAGGATCTTCAGAGTCTGGAAAAATCGGAAGGAGAATCCTGGATGAGTTTGGAAGATTCTTCTTATACCGCTTGGACCAAATTCTACAATCGTCCGAACGATCCGAATGCGGGAAATACCGGAATTTCGTATTATGTGAAAGGAGGGATTCTCGCGCTCGCGATGGACCTTTATCTTCTTTCGGAAACTTCCGGCAAAAAGTCACTTTTGGACGCGATGAGAGAAGTTTATCAATTCTTTCATATTGGGAAGAATCGAGGGTTTACAAAATCTGAATTCTTTGAAGCGGCCAAACGAAATACAGGAGTCGATCTAAAGTTGGAATTCGGAGTATATCTGGAGAAACCGGTCGTGATTCCGATCGAAAGATATTTCCACAAAATCGGTGTTATACGAGTGGATTCGAATCCCGGCGTGGAGCTCGGTTTTGGAACGAGAGAAGAAAGAGGGAATCTTGTCATCAGTAAGATTGATTGGAAGATTCTGGATCCTTCCGTCGATTTAAGTCAGGGAGACGAATGGATTTCGTTGAACGGAAATCGGATTCATTCGGGAAATCGAAAAGATCTTTTGAAACAATTCAAGTCCGGTGATAAGATCGAACTTTTGATCGCGAGGAAGGGAAAAATTCTTAAGAGGAAGATGAAACTCTCGAAACGTTTTCAGACGAGTCAGTTTAAGTTCGAGGAGCATCCTTCCGAAGAACAGAAACGTTTGAGAGATCATTTTTTCGATCTAAGTTGA